Proteins found in one Miscanthus floridulus cultivar M001 chromosome 4, ASM1932011v1, whole genome shotgun sequence genomic segment:
- the LOC136549510 gene encoding uncharacterized protein — protein MATQVAALPDDALADVFRGLPLRSLAVVRCVCKAWSDVVDARALLLPHLQLLPRTVRGVFINYLDHDHPHPFVRPCSPSTIPRVDGTLSFLPNDHRRSVSVLDHCNGLLLCKTKWSSELCVCNPATCRWTVLPRWWEHAADKRRHPYAGAYIAFDPAESPQYEVIWVPAVPKAPPPPEDNRCWTAEEVQRRALLWEKEKDAPFCLDWFFSLPDDGTAVGQWEFQRLQHEINDPCRYMAWRGYMDWPPAPWTLRVFSSSTGQWKDRAFVREGLPAGTVGKMRSDQELSNRPRRRYGVYHHGSLYVHCRGSFVTRLLLSKSKCQVIETPAIVNEYTKPYLEKLQNGV, from the exons ATGGCAACGCAAGTCGCGGCGCTGCCGGACGACGCCCTCGCCGACGTCTTCCGTGGCCTGCCGCTGCGGAGCCTGGCCGTGGTCCGGTGCGTCTGCAAGGCGTGGAGCGACGTCGTCGACGCCCGCGCGCTTCTCCTCCCGCATCTACAACTCCTGCCGCGCACCGTGCGGGGAGTCTTCATAAACTACCTAGACCACGACCACCCTCACCCCTTCGTCCGTCCCTGCTCGCCGTCGACGATCCCCAGAGTAGACGGCACGCTCAGCTTCTTGCCCAACGACCACCGCAGGTCGGTCTCGGTCCTAGACCACTGCAACGGCCTCCTCCTCTGCAAAACTAAGTGGAGCAGCGAGCTCTGCGTGTGCAACCCGGCGACGTGCCGGTGGACGGTGCTTCCCCGCTGGTGGGAGCACGCGGCCGACAAACGACGCCACCCCTACGCCGGTGCGTACATCGCGTTTGATCCGGCCGAGTCGCCGCAGTACGAGGTCATCTGGGTCCCCGCCGTGCCAAAGGCGCCACCGCCGCCCGAGGACAACCGCTGCTGGACGGCGGAGGAGGTGCAGCGGCGCGCGCTGCTGTGGGAGAAGGAAAAAGACGCGCCCTTCTGCTTGGACTGGTTCTTCTCGTTGCCAGACGACGGCACGGCAGTTGGCCAATGGGAGTTTCAGCGGCTGCAGCACGAGATCAACGACCCATGTCGCTACATGGCATGGCGCGGCTACATGGATTGGCCACCGGCGCCATGGACGCTGCGCGTGTTTTCATCGAGCACTGGTCAATGGAAAGACAGGGCTTTTGTCCGGGAAGGCTTGCCGGCAGGGACGGTTGGGAAGATGCGATCGGATCAAGAGTTGTCTAATAGGCCGCGTAGGCGATATGGCGTCTACCATCATGGATCGCTCTATGTGCACTGTCGTGGTTCTTTTGTCACAAG GCTTTTATTGTCAAAGAGTAAGTGTCAAGTAATTGAAACGCCAGCGATTGTTAATGAGTACACAAAACCATATTTGGAGAAATTGCAGAATGGTGTATGA